In one window of Reinekea forsetii DNA:
- the murA gene encoding UDP-N-acetylglucosamine 1-carboxyvinyltransferase, giving the protein MDKLLITGGAKLNGEVRISGAKNAALPILACTLLTEETVTLSNLPHLNDITTLIGLLGCMGVNVTLNEDMSVDVCAGTITEYTAPYELVRTMRASILVLGPLLAHFGEANVSLPGGCAIGSRPVDLHIRGMEAMGAQIIVEDGYIRASCDGRLKGARIYFDTVTVTGTENLLMAATLADGITVLENAAKEPEVIDLAKCLIAMGARIEGAGTDTITIEGVERLHGCHHRVLPDRIEAGTYLVAGAVAGGCVRIRDVIPEHLDAVLVKLREAGAHIECGPDWVEIDMKGERVKAVDITTAPYPEFPTDMQAQFTVLNSVAIGTGTVEETVFENRFMHINELERMGTKAYIRGNSVTIEGCLKLKGAPVMATDLRASASLVLAGLIAEGETLVDRIYHLDRGYECIEEKLAGLGATIRRISG; this is encoded by the coding sequence GTGGATAAATTACTTATTACCGGCGGCGCCAAGCTGAACGGCGAAGTTCGCATCTCAGGTGCTAAAAATGCCGCCTTGCCGATCCTAGCTTGCACCCTCTTAACTGAAGAAACCGTGACCCTGAGCAATCTGCCTCATCTCAATGATATTACAACCTTGATCGGTCTGCTCGGCTGCATGGGGGTGAACGTTACTCTGAATGAAGATATGAGTGTCGATGTTTGCGCCGGCACCATTACCGAATACACGGCACCCTATGAGTTGGTGCGCACCATGCGGGCCTCTATTTTGGTGCTGGGGCCGCTGTTGGCCCACTTTGGTGAAGCCAATGTATCGCTGCCCGGCGGTTGCGCCATTGGCAGTCGGCCGGTGGATCTTCACATCCGTGGTATGGAAGCCATGGGCGCACAGATTATTGTCGAAGACGGCTACATTCGAGCCAGTTGTGACGGTCGTTTGAAGGGCGCACGGATCTATTTTGACACCGTGACCGTGACCGGCACTGAAAACCTCCTGATGGCCGCAACCCTGGCCGATGGCATTACCGTGCTGGAAAATGCCGCCAAAGAACCAGAGGTTATCGATCTGGCTAAATGCCTCATCGCCATGGGCGCCCGCATCGAAGGTGCCGGGACCGACACCATTACCATTGAAGGCGTCGAGCGCTTACACGGTTGTCATCATCGGGTTTTGCCCGATCGTATCGAAGCCGGTACCTATCTGGTGGCCGGTGCGGTCGCCGGTGGCTGTGTGCGCATTCGAGATGTGATCCCGGAGCACTTAGACGCCGTATTGGTAAAGCTACGCGAAGCCGGAGCTCATATTGAATGTGGTCCCGATTGGGTCGAAATCGATATGAAAGGCGAGCGAGTCAAAGCTGTGGATATTACCACCGCGCCTTATCCAGAGTTTCCTACGGATATGCAGGCCCAGTTTACCGTGTTGAACTCGGTCGCGATTGGCACCGGAACGGTCGAAGAAACGGTCTTTGAAAACCGTTTTATGCACATCAATGAGCTTGAGCGGATGGGCACTAAGGCCTATATTCGCGGTAATTCGGTGACCATCGAGGGGTGCTTGAAACTCAAGGGTGCACCTGTGATGGCGACTGACTTACGTGCGTCGGCGTCGCTGGTCTTGGCCGGTCTGATTGCCGAGGGTGAGACGCTGGTCGACCGGATCTACCATCTTGATCGCGGTTATGAGTGTATCGAAGAAAAGCTGGCCGGCCTGGGTGCAACCATCCGCCGAATTTCCGGCTGA
- the hisG gene encoding ATP phosphoribosyltransferase has product MQRSAESITIALSKGRILKETLPLFAAAGIEPLEDVHTSRKLIFETTQPNVYFIIIRAVDVPTYVEYGVADLGVSGKDVLMEHGAEEMYELLDLNIAKCQLMTAKMKDVALPAGRLKVATKYINVARRYFADQGRQVDLIKLYGGMELAPIMNLADVIVDIVDTGNTLKANGLAPDEFIADISSRLVASRLALKMKDETIKPLVALLAAAIKRNSEQA; this is encoded by the coding sequence ATGCAACGAAGTGCTGAGAGCATCACCATTGCCCTGTCCAAGGGGCGGATTTTAAAGGAAACCTTGCCGCTATTTGCCGCAGCCGGTATTGAGCCCCTTGAGGATGTGCATACATCCCGTAAACTTATTTTTGAAACTACGCAGCCCAACGTATATTTCATCATTATCCGGGCGGTGGACGTGCCGACCTATGTTGAATATGGGGTCGCAGATCTGGGTGTCTCCGGCAAGGACGTGCTGATGGAGCACGGTGCCGAAGAGATGTATGAGTTACTCGATTTGAATATTGCCAAGTGCCAATTGATGACGGCCAAGATGAAGGATGTGGCCCTCCCGGCAGGTAGGTTAAAGGTCGCCACCAAATATATTAATGTGGCGCGGCGTTACTTTGCCGACCAGGGGCGTCAGGTCGATCTAATCAAGTTGTATGGCGGTATGGAACTGGCGCCCATTATGAATCTGGCCGATGTCATTGTGGATATAGTCGATACCGGCAATACCCTAAAGGCCAATGGTTTGGCTCCAGATGAGTTTATCGCCGATATCAGCAGCCGTTTGGTGGCCAGCCGATTGGCCCTGAAGATGAAAGACGAAACTATTAAACCCCTAGTCGCCCTGTTGGCGGCAGCTATTAAAAGGAATTCGGAGCAAGCATGA
- a CDS encoding calcium/sodium antiporter has product MLIFSLAILAGLILLVLSADRFVAGSAAIANNFGVPHIIIGVTIVSLGTSAPEIIVAIFAALDDKIEIAMGNAIGSNIANIGLVLGITALIAPIPISKRLIINENLIMLGVAILAGLVLFNYIIGFIESLSLVLCLAVFLAWIYVQHKRANGSDAEFEEDIPSDMTNSKALVLFVLGLAVLIGSARLLVWGAVGIANQYAISEAIIGATIIAIGTSLPELAASVASALKKHHDIAIGNILGSNIFNLLAVLAVPGLIAPGGFAAEVFNRDYWFMLAISLVLFAALFIQGKRNAKLGRYLGTFFVVSYAVYGYIVFLAATAV; this is encoded by the coding sequence ATGTTGATCTTTTCCTTGGCTATTTTGGCCGGGCTTATCTTACTGGTTCTCAGTGCCGATCGATTCGTAGCCGGAAGTGCCGCTATCGCGAATAACTTTGGCGTGCCGCACATTATCATCGGCGTCACCATTGTCTCGCTCGGCACATCGGCACCGGAAATTATTGTCGCCATCTTTGCCGCGCTGGACGATAAGATTGAGATTGCCATGGGCAATGCCATCGGCTCTAACATTGCCAACATCGGCCTAGTGCTCGGCATCACTGCGTTGATTGCGCCCATTCCAATCAGCAAGCGCTTGATCATCAATGAGAACTTAATCATGCTCGGCGTTGCCATTCTCGCCGGCTTGGTATTGTTCAACTATATTATCGGCTTTATCGAGTCCCTGAGCCTTGTTCTGTGCCTGGCGGTGTTTTTGGCTTGGATCTATGTTCAGCATAAACGAGCCAATGGCAGTGACGCTGAGTTCGAAGAAGACATCCCCAGCGACATGACCAACAGCAAGGCCTTGGTGTTATTTGTGCTGGGCTTGGCCGTGCTGATTGGCAGTGCCCGCCTGCTGGTTTGGGGTGCTGTTGGTATCGCCAATCAATACGCCATCAGTGAAGCCATTATCGGTGCAACCATTATCGCCATCGGCACCAGCTTGCCTGAACTGGCAGCATCGGTGGCCAGCGCACTAAAGAAACACCATGATATAGCGATCGGCAATATCTTGGGTTCCAATATATTTAATCTCCTCGCCGTATTGGCCGTGCCGGGGCTAATTGCCCCAGGCGGTTTTGCCGCTGAGGTTTTTAACCGCGATTATTGGTTTATGTTGGCCATTAGCCTGGTCCTCTTTGCCGCTCTTTTTATCCAAGGCAAGCGTAATGCGAAACTGGGTCGCTATCTTGGCACGTTTTTTGTGGTAAGCTATGCAGTCTATGGCTACATCGTATTTCTGGCCGCAACCGCTGTGTAA
- a CDS encoding BolA family protein has protein sequence MTVDDVTALLDIAFPDAQIAVEGEGAKFALSIVAEAFAGKRPVPRQQMVYAVLNDQIASGEIHAVSMKLQSPSEVS, from the coding sequence ATGACCGTTGATGACGTAACCGCACTGCTTGATATTGCTTTCCCCGATGCACAAATTGCAGTCGAAGGCGAGGGTGCTAAGTTTGCGCTATCGATCGTTGCCGAGGCCTTTGCCGGAAAACGTCCCGTGCCGCGCCAACAGATGGTCTACGCAGTGTTAAACGACCAGATCGCGTCCGGTGAAATTCACGCCGTGTCGATGAAATTACAATCACCTTCCGAAGTTTCTTAA
- a CDS encoding MlaC/ttg2D family ABC transporter substrate-binding protein produces MRKILAFMGLAGLLMAMPSHLFAQDGVKAADETVREGVQSILTVVRKYAGSEDEAARQAYLDEVTELLEPVIGYSVIARKVMGEAYSVATRAQKIRFLEVFKRSMVNTYAGGIYAFGAFEVNLLPSQDDKKDTLRNTRVYMEVISPDGPKYPLVQSVYYSRKSDDWKMQNAIFNGINLGVTFRTQFEQLYSEAGGDLDATILAWERITEDAYKSIRFRE; encoded by the coding sequence ATGCGTAAGATATTAGCTTTTATGGGCCTGGCGGGTCTATTAATGGCCATGCCCAGCCATCTTTTTGCTCAAGATGGGGTCAAGGCGGCAGATGAAACGGTGCGCGAGGGAGTTCAATCTATCCTGACTGTGGTGCGCAAGTATGCCGGTAGTGAGGATGAGGCGGCTCGACAAGCTTATCTTGACGAGGTGACCGAATTGCTCGAGCCGGTCATTGGCTATTCAGTCATTGCCCGAAAGGTCATGGGCGAAGCCTATAGTGTGGCTACCCGAGCGCAAAAAATTCGTTTTTTGGAAGTCTTTAAACGCAGTATGGTCAACACCTATGCCGGCGGCATTTATGCCTTTGGCGCCTTTGAGGTCAATCTATTGCCGAGTCAGGACGATAAAAAAGATACCCTGCGCAATACCCGTGTGTATATGGAAGTTATATCGCCTGATGGGCCCAAATACCCGTTGGTGCAGAGTGTGTACTACAGCCGGAAGTCGGATGACTGGAAAATGCAAAATGCCATCTTTAACGGCATTAACCTAGGGGTGACCTTCCGTACCCAATTCGAACAGCTCTACAGTGAGGCTGGAGGTGATCTGGATGCGACTATCCTGGCTTGGGAGCGAATTACTGAAGACGCCTATAAGAGCATTCGTTTTAGAGAGTAA